Proteins from a genomic interval of Clostridium sp. AN503:
- a CDS encoding argininosuccinate synthase, producing the protein MKEKVILAYSGGLDTTAIIPWLKENFDYEVVCCCIDCGQGSELDGLEERAKLSGASKLYIEDLVDDFCDNYIVPCVQANAVYENKYLLGTSMARPAIAKRLVEIARKEGATAICHGATGKGNDQIRFELGIKALAPDLKIIAPWRMTDVWTMQSREDEIEYCRQHGIHLPFSADNSYSRDRNLWHISHEGLELEDPANEPNYDHLLVLGVSPEKAPEEGEYITMTFEKGVPVSVNGESMKVSDIIRKLNDLGGKHGIGIVDIVENRVVGMKSRGVYETPGGTILMEAHQQLEELVLDRATMEVKKDMGNKFAQIVYEGKWFTPLREAVQAFVESTQQYVTGEVKFKLYKGNIIKAGTTSPYSLYSESLASFTTGDLYDHHDADGFITLFGLPLKVRAMKMAELEKQEQK; encoded by the coding sequence ATGAAAGAGAAAGTTATTTTAGCCTATTCTGGAGGCCTGGATACCACAGCGATCATTCCGTGGCTGAAAGAAAATTTTGATTATGAAGTTGTCTGCTGCTGCATCGACTGCGGACAGGGCAGCGAACTGGACGGCCTGGAGGAGCGTGCAAAGCTTTCCGGCGCTTCCAAATTGTATATCGAAGATCTGGTGGACGATTTCTGCGACAATTATATCGTACCGTGCGTTCAGGCCAATGCAGTATACGAGAATAAGTATCTTCTCGGAACCTCCATGGCGCGCCCGGCGATCGCAAAACGTCTGGTTGAGATCGCCAGAAAAGAAGGCGCCACTGCTATCTGCCACGGCGCTACTGGAAAAGGGAACGACCAGATCCGTTTCGAGCTTGGTATCAAGGCTCTCGCTCCGGATTTAAAGATCATCGCTCCGTGGCGCATGACCGACGTATGGACCATGCAGTCCCGCGAAGATGAGATCGAGTACTGCAGGCAGCACGGCATCCATCTTCCGTTCTCCGCAGACAACAGCTACAGCCGCGACCGTAACCTGTGGCACATCAGCCATGAGGGCCTGGAACTGGAAGACCCGGCAAATGAGCCGAACTACGACCATCTGCTGGTGCTGGGCGTAAGTCCTGAGAAAGCGCCGGAGGAAGGCGAGTACATTACCATGACCTTTGAAAAAGGCGTGCCTGTAAGCGTCAACGGCGAGAGCATGAAGGTCTCCGACATTATCCGCAAGTTGAATGACCTGGGCGGCAAGCATGGGATCGGCATCGTGGACATTGTGGAGAACCGCGTTGTGGGCATGAAATCCCGCGGCGTATATGAGACCCCTGGCGGTACCATTCTGATGGAAGCACATCAGCAGCTGGAGGAACTGGTATTAGACCGCGCCACTATGGAGGTGAAAAAGGATATGGGCAACAAATTCGCCCAGATCGTATATGAGGGCAAGTGGTTTACCCCTCTGCGCGAAGCAGTCCAGGCATTTGTGGAGTCCACCCAGCAGTATGTGACCGGCGAAGTGAAATTCAAGCTGTACAAGGGCAATATCATCAAGGCCGGGACCACTTCCCCATATTCCTTATACAGCGAATCCCTGGCCTCCTTTACCACTGGCGATCTGTATGACCATCACGATGCAGACGGCTTCATCACTCTGTTCGGCCTGCCGCTCAAAGTCCGTGCAATGAAGATGGCGGAGCTTGAAAAACAGGAGCAGAAATAG
- a CDS encoding FAD:protein FMN transferase has translation MKKRLCLICAGLISLMLAGCGQKQKTLTSFDVQYLDYFDTFTTVTIYAEDKAQFDGYAQLVKSELQYYHQVFDIYNSYEGVNNLKTVNDNAGIAPVTVDQDVLDMLEFSLQEYELTDGKVNVAMGSVLSIWHDYREMAKANPEHAQVPDMDMLLKAAEHTDIHRMEIDKEASTVYLPDKDMKLDVGAIAKGYAAQRISEKLREAGVTSALLSLGGNVETIGAKGDGKPWRVGIQNPDPSGGQSYLHALDLTDMCLVTSGTYQRYYEADGVRYHHIINPDTLMPWDEYLSVTILCRGSAKADALSTAVFNMNLEEGKALIESLEDTEALWILPDGSEVESSGLKEFMEV, from the coding sequence ATGAAAAAAAGATTGTGTTTGATTTGTGCGGGACTTATTTCTCTGATGCTTGCAGGCTGCGGACAGAAGCAAAAGACGCTGACGTCCTTTGACGTCCAGTATCTGGACTATTTTGATACGTTTACAACGGTGACGATCTATGCGGAGGACAAAGCACAGTTCGACGGCTATGCACAGCTTGTAAAGTCGGAGCTTCAGTATTACCATCAGGTCTTTGACATTTACAACAGCTATGAAGGGGTCAACAATTTAAAGACTGTCAACGACAACGCGGGGATCGCGCCGGTGACGGTGGATCAGGATGTTCTTGATATGCTGGAATTTTCTCTTCAGGAGTATGAGCTGACGGACGGAAAGGTCAATGTCGCCATGGGCAGCGTGCTGTCGATTTGGCATGATTACCGCGAGATGGCAAAGGCAAACCCGGAGCATGCCCAGGTGCCGGATATGGACATGCTTTTAAAAGCGGCTGAGCATACGGATATTCACAGAATGGAGATTGATAAGGAGGCTTCCACGGTTTATCTGCCGGACAAGGATATGAAGCTGGATGTGGGCGCCATTGCAAAAGGATATGCAGCGCAGCGGATTTCAGAGAAGCTTAGGGAAGCTGGCGTGACTTCGGCACTTTTAAGCCTTGGAGGTAATGTTGAGACCATTGGAGCGAAAGGGGACGGCAAGCCCTGGCGGGTAGGTATCCAGAACCCGGACCCGTCCGGCGGGCAGAGCTATCTCCATGCGCTGGACTTAACGGACATGTGCCTGGTGACCAGCGGGACCTACCAGCGGTATTATGAGGCAGATGGTGTGCGTTACCATCATATCATCAATCCGGATACGCTGATGCCATGGGATGAATACCTTTCTGTGACGATCCTGTGCAGGGGAAGTGCGAAGGCGGATGCACTCTCCACGGCGGTGTTCAATATGAACCTGGAAGAAGGAAAAGCATTGATAGAATCGCTGGAGGATACGGAGGCTCTGTGGATCCTTCCGGACGGCAGTGAGGTGGAAAGCTCCGGGCTTAAGGAATTTATGGAAGTTTAG
- a CDS encoding DMT family transporter, producing MEVSKKKSLRSSAMLALTALIWGVAFVAQSEGMNYVGGFTFNCCRFLVGGFVLIPCIFFLRKVNGTQLEELSVADRRSRRRVGLTGGICCGIFICIASSLQQFGIAYTTVGKAGFITALYIVIVPLFGLFLKKKAGMNIWVSVVIAAVGMYLLCITEGFSIGRGDFLVFLCAIGFSLHILVIDYFSPKADGVVISCVQFFTAGIISCVLMMVFEKPSWSAVFSAWAPVLYAGVMSCGVGYTLQVVAQKHVEPTVASLIMSLESVFSVLAGWVLLGQSLSARELLGCVFVFGAIILAQIPAGLFKRMYDRA from the coding sequence ATGGAAGTTTCAAAAAAGAAGTCCCTGCGCAGCAGCGCAATGCTGGCGCTGACTGCGCTCATCTGGGGTGTGGCTTTTGTGGCCCAGAGTGAGGGAATGAACTATGTAGGCGGTTTTACATTCAATTGCTGCCGGTTTCTGGTAGGCGGTTTTGTGCTGATCCCGTGCATTTTCTTTTTGAGAAAGGTAAATGGGACCCAGCTGGAAGAATTAAGCGTTGCTGACCGGAGATCCCGGAGGCGGGTGGGTCTGACCGGAGGTATTTGCTGCGGTATATTTATCTGCATTGCCAGCAGTCTGCAGCAGTTTGGGATTGCCTATACAACGGTCGGAAAGGCCGGTTTCATCACGGCGCTTTATATTGTGATCGTGCCGTTGTTTGGCCTTTTTTTGAAAAAGAAAGCAGGCATGAATATTTGGGTTAGTGTTGTGATCGCGGCGGTGGGGATGTACCTTCTCTGTATCACAGAGGGATTTTCCATTGGTCGGGGAGATTTTCTGGTGTTTTTGTGTGCTATAGGATTCTCTCTGCATATCCTGGTGATCGATTATTTTTCTCCGAAGGCGGATGGGGTGGTGATCTCCTGTGTGCAGTTTTTTACGGCGGGCATCATATCCTGCGTTTTGATGATGGTTTTTGAGAAGCCCTCCTGGAGCGCTGTCTTTTCAGCCTGGGCGCCGGTGTTGTATGCGGGCGTTATGTCCTGCGGCGTTGGGTATACGCTGCAGGTTGTGGCACAAAAACATGTGGAGCCCACCGTTGCATCTCTCATTATGAGCCTGGAGTCGGTGTTTTCCGTGCTGGCCGGATGGGTGCTGCTTGGGCAGAGCCTTTCTGCCAGAGAGTTGTTGGGGTGTGTATTCGTGTTTGGGGCTATCATACTGGCGCAGATTCCGGCAGGATTGTTTAAGCGGATGTATGACAGGGCGTGA
- a CDS encoding Gx transporter family protein — translation MERKHKGGRAAGRSHPAGHNRAKSVALYGLLIALAFIFSYIEALIPMPVPVPGVKLGLANLVNVVGLYTVGIVGTVAVSLVRIVLVGFTFSNPASMMYSLAGGAFSLVVMVLAKKSGWFSKAGVSILGGIFHNIGQLTVAMYVTGTGGVFSYLPVLMVAGVITGGVIGILGGMIVDRIAPVLRNI, via the coding sequence ATGGAGAGAAAACATAAGGGCGGCCGGGCAGCCGGCAGGAGCCATCCAGCCGGACATAACAGGGCTAAGAGTGTTGCACTGTATGGTCTTTTGATCGCGCTGGCATTTATATTCAGTTATATTGAGGCATTGATCCCCATGCCGGTACCGGTGCCTGGCGTGAAGCTGGGGCTGGCGAATCTGGTGAATGTGGTTGGGCTATATACGGTTGGCATTGTAGGAACGGTGGCGGTGTCCCTGGTACGGATCGTGCTGGTGGGATTCACCTTCAGCAACCCTGCCAGTATGATGTATTCCCTGGCAGGAGGGGCCTTCAGCCTGGTGGTCATGGTGCTGGCAAAAAAGAGTGGCTGGTTCTCAAAAGCCGGGGTCAGTATCCTGGGCGGCATTTTTCATAACATTGGACAGCTCACGGTGGCTATGTACGTGACCGGGACCGGCGGTGTATTTTCTTATCTTCCGGTGCTGATGGTGGCTGGAGTGATAACCGGCGGCGTGATCGGGATCCTGGGCGGCATGATCGTGGATCGGATCGCTCCGGTCCTCCGGAATATATGA
- the galT gene encoding UDP-glucose--hexose-1-phosphate uridylyltransferase has protein sequence MVNEAIKKLVQYGLQTGLIEKTDEIYAANQILEALHLEEYEEPEQDFSEVDQVESLEDILKELLDFACEQGIIEDSIGYRDLFDTKLMNCLMPRPSEVAAKFWGLYEAQGAEAATDYFYKLSQDSDYIRRYRVCKDKKWVTSTPYGDLDITINLSKPEKDPKAIAAAKLAKQSGYPKCLLCMENEGYAGRLNHPARNNHRIIRITVNDSSWGFQYSPYVYYNEHCIVFNGQHTPMKIERAAFVKLFDFVKQFPHYFLGSNADLPIVGGSILSHDHFQGGHYTFAMAKAPIAKAYVMPGFEDVEAGIVHWPMSVLRLRGEDPDRLIDLGDRVLAAWRGYTDEASFVYAETDGEPHNTITPIARKSSDKYELDLVLRNNITTEEFPLGVYHPHQELHHIKKENIGLIEVMGLAVLPSRLKDELALLGEYIVAGKDIRSNEMLEKHADWVEEFMPRYGEITAENIEGILQDEVGRVFARVLEDAGVYKCTPEGRAGFGRFLISVGFKGQA, from the coding sequence ATGGTAAACGAAGCGATTAAAAAACTGGTACAGTATGGTCTGCAGACAGGTCTGATTGAGAAGACGGATGAGATTTACGCGGCCAATCAGATCCTGGAGGCTCTGCATCTGGAGGAGTATGAGGAACCGGAGCAGGATTTTTCAGAGGTGGATCAGGTGGAGAGCCTGGAAGACATCTTAAAGGAGCTTCTGGACTTCGCCTGTGAGCAGGGGATCATTGAGGACAGTATCGGATACCGGGATCTGTTCGACACGAAGCTGATGAACTGCCTGATGCCGCGTCCTTCTGAGGTGGCGGCAAAGTTCTGGGGGCTGTATGAGGCTCAGGGAGCGGAAGCGGCCACGGATTATTTTTATAAGTTGAGCCAGGATTCGGATTACATCCGCCGTTACCGGGTGTGTAAGGATAAAAAGTGGGTGACCAGCACACCTTACGGGGATCTGGATATTACCATCAATCTGTCAAAGCCGGAGAAGGATCCAAAGGCGATCGCGGCGGCCAAGCTGGCGAAGCAGAGCGGATATCCCAAGTGCCTTCTCTGTATGGAGAATGAGGGTTATGCCGGGCGTCTGAACCATCCGGCGCGGAATAATCACCGGATCATCCGCATTACGGTCAATGACAGCAGCTGGGGATTCCAGTATTCTCCGTATGTATATTACAATGAGCATTGTATCGTATTTAACGGACAGCATACGCCGATGAAGATCGAGCGGGCGGCGTTTGTGAAGCTGTTTGATTTTGTGAAACAGTTTCCTCATTATTTCCTGGGTTCCAATGCGGACCTGCCGATCGTGGGAGGCTCTATCTTAAGCCATGACCATTTCCAGGGCGGACACTATACCTTTGCCATGGCGAAGGCGCCGATAGCGAAGGCCTATGTGATGCCGGGCTTTGAGGATGTGGAGGCCGGGATTGTCCACTGGCCCATGTCGGTCCTGCGCCTGCGGGGGGAGGATCCGGACCGGTTGATCGATCTTGGCGATAGGGTTCTTGCGGCGTGGAGAGGCTATACGGACGAGGCGTCCTTTGTGTACGCTGAGACCGATGGGGAGCCGCACAATACGATCACGCCGATCGCCAGGAAAAGCAGCGATAAGTACGAGCTGGATCTGGTGCTGCGCAACAATATCACCACGGAGGAATTTCCGCTGGGCGTTTACCATCCTCATCAGGAGCTGCATCACATCAAAAAGGAGAATATCGGCCTGATCGAAGTGATGGGGCTGGCGGTGCTGCCTTCCCGGTTAAAGGATGAGCTGGCGCTTCTGGGTGAGTACATCGTGGCGGGGAAGGATATCCGCAGCAATGAGATGCTGGAAAAGCATGCCGACTGGGTAGAGGAGTTTATGCCCCGGTATGGTGAGATCACTGCCGAAAATATAGAAGGGATCCTGCAGGACGAGGTGGGCCGCGTGTTTGCCCGTGTGCTGGAGGATGCCGGGGTATATAAATGTACGCCTGAGGGCAGAGCCGGGTTTGGACGGTTTTTGATAAGTGTAGGATTTAAGGGACAAGCATAG